A region from the Onychostoma macrolepis isolate SWU-2019 chromosome 18, ASM1243209v1, whole genome shotgun sequence genome encodes:
- the LOC131524063 gene encoding extracellular calcium-sensing receptor-like, with product MLLLLYTLTLFNHFYTKAENTLCQMMGDPKYPLLSKDGEATIGGIFAMHSKETLPLFEFTQKPQPLSCSSVNLPDFRLAQIMIFTIEEINRSEMLLPNVSIGYRIYDTCSSRISSMSATMGLMNGPEFAAGETCNGQSPIHAIIGETESSATVILSRTTGPFKIPVISHTASCECLSNRKDHPSFFRTISSDYHQSRALAYIVKHLGWSWVGAVNSDNDYGNYGMAIFLNTAQKEGICVEYSEKFYRTEPEKLKKVVETIKKGTAKVIVAFVSFIEMGLLIDQLSFQNITGLQIIGVEGWITSKSLITPKSFQVMGGSLGFALRKINLEGFSSYVVKAFWDTAFPCSQIQGNYSQYAVNCSRYQDLLALKNYNEDVPEQRYSSHVYKAVYAVAHSLHSLLKCKEQEGCEKGLTIQPQQVVEALKKVNFTVKFGDRVWFDSTGAAVAQYEVVNWQQDSDGSLQFKSVGYYDASLPPDQRFVLNTKNIIWAGGQLEKPRSVCSESCLPGTRKAAQKGRPVCCYDCIPCAEGEISNETDSNNCKQCPGEYWSNAEKNKCVLKAVEFLSFTEVMGIVLVFFSLFGAGLTVLVAILFYRTRDTPIVKANNSELSFLLLFSLTLCFLCSLTFIGQPNEWSCMLRHTAFGITFVLCISCVLGKTIVVLMAFKATLPGSNAMKWFGPVQQRLSVCAFTLIQVIICVLWLTISPPFPYKNIKYFKEKITLECSLGSTIGFWAVLSYIGLLAVLCFILAFLARTLPDKFNEAKFITFSMLIFCAVWITFIPAYVSSPGKLTVAVEIFAILASSFGLLFCIFAPKCYIILLKPDQNTKKNLMGKTYFKT from the exons ATGCTTCTGTTACTTTACACACTCACACTTTTCAATCACTTTTATACAAAGGCAGAAAACACACTTTGCCAAATGATGGGAGATCCGAAGTACCCACTACTTTCCAAGGATGGTGAAGCAACAATTGGAGGAATTTTTGCAATGCACAGTAAAGAAACATTACCTTTATTTGAGTTTACACAAAAACCTCAGCCTCTATCATGCTCCAG TGTGAATCTACCAGATTTTCGGCTGGCTCAAATAATGATCTTTACAATTGAAGAGATTAATAGAAGTGAGATGTTGCTCCCAAATGTTTCTATCGGTTACCGAATATATGATACCTGTAGTTCAAGAATATCTTCTATGAGTGCAACTATGGGCTTGATGAATGGTCCGGAGTTTGCAGCAGGGGAGACATGCAATGGACAGTCTCCTATACATGCTATCATAGGAGAAACAGAGTCTTCTGCCACAGTGATTCTGTCCAGAACTACAGGACCTTTTAAAATTCCAGTG ataaGTCACACAGCCTCATGTGAATGCCTCAGTAATAGGAAAGATCACCCCTCATTTTTCAGGACTATTTCTAGTGATTACCACCAGAGCAGAGCACTTGCATACATTGTCAAGCACTTAGGCTGGTCTTGGGTGGGAGCTGTGAACAGTGACAATGACTATGGAAATTATGGAATGGCCATATTTCTGAATACAGCACAGAAAGAGGGGATTTGTGTAGAGTACTCAGAGAAATTCTATCGAACAGAGCCAGAAAAACTCAAAAAAGTGGtagaaacaataaaaaaaggcACCGCAAAAGTGATTGTtgcatttgtttcatttattgaGATGGGCTTACTTATTGATCAGTTAAGTTTTCAGAATATTACAGGTCTCCAAATAATTGGAGTGGAAGGATGGATAACATCAAAGAGTTTAATCACTCCAAAGAGTTTTCAGGTGATGGGAGGGTCATTGGGGTTTGCATTAAGAAAAATTAACTTGGAAGGGTTTTCCAGTTATGTTGTAAAAGCATTTTGGGACACAGCTTTTCCATGCTCACAGATTCAGGGGAATTATTCTCAATATGCAGTAAATTGCAGCAGATACCAAGATTTACTTGCACTGAAAAACTACAATGAAGATGTGCCTGAACAAAGATATTCAAGCCATGTCTACAAAGCAGTTTATGCTGTGGCTCATTCACTACACAGTCTACTAAAGTGCAAAGAACAAGAAGGTTGTGAGAAAGGCCTGACAATACAACCACAGCAG GTGGTTGAGGCGctgaaaaaagtaaattttaccgTGAAGTTCGGAGATCGTGTGTGGTTTGACAGCACTGGTGCTGCAGTAGCCCAATATGAAGTTGTGAACTGGCAGCAGGACTCTGATggatcattacaatttaaatcagTGGGATACTATGATGCCTCACTGCCCCCTGACCAGCGTTTTGTGCTCAATACTAAAAACATAATCTGGGCTGGAGGACAGCTGGAG AAGCCAAGGTCAGTGTGCAGTGAAAGCTGTCTTCCAGGAACTAGGAAGGCTGCACAAAAAGGAAGACCTGTCTGCTGCTATGACTGTATTCCATGCGCAGAAGGAGAAATCAGTAATGAGACAG ATTCAAATAACTGCAAGCAGTGTCCAGGGGAATACTGGTCTAATgctgagaaaaataaatgtgtgttaaaAGCTGTAGAGTTTCTGTCATTCACAGAAGTTATGGGTATAGTGCTAGTCTTTTTCTCACTCTTTGGAGCAGGATTAACTGTGCTGGTGGCCATCCTGTTTTACAGAACTAGGGACACCCCCATAGTAAAAGCCAACAACTCAGAACTGAGCTTTCTGCTACTCTTCTCATTAACTCTTTGTTTTCTCTGTTCACTTACTTTCATTGGTCAGCCCAATGAGTGGTCATGTATGTTGCGTCACACAGCGTTTGGGATCACTTTTGTCCTCTGTATCTCCTGTGTTCTGGGGAAAACAATAGTGGTGTTAATGGCCTTCAAGGCTACACTTCCAGGAAGTAATGCCATGAAATGGTTTGGACCTGTACAACAACGACTCAGTGTTTGTGCCTTCACACTTATACAGGTTATTATATGTGTGCTATGGCTAACAATTTCACCTCCATTTccatacaaaaatataaaatattttaaagaaaagataACTCTTGAGTGCAGTCTGGGTTCTACTATAGGTTTCTGGGCTGTGCTCAGTTATATTGGCCTACTGGCTGTCTTGTGCTTCATTCTAGCTTTTCTGGCTCGCACACTGCCTGAT